A segment of the Bombus huntii isolate Logan2020A chromosome 14, iyBomHunt1.1, whole genome shotgun sequence genome:
taagtggaaaaaaataattaaaattattactaaGGCGccacaattatttattatacatatacgtaatataggCGTAATATATCTAATGTCCATTAGTTAAAggaataaattacaaaaggtGACAAAACAGTTCGAGAAAATTGGTAAATATTGgtaagtatttaaaaaatcgcCGTGGATACGCATGTTCCTTCTGCTAATTACTTTAGAGGAAGAAACGTGCGTATAGTTCTGCCGTTGGCCGTTAGAAGCCCTTGTTCTTATCGCGCATCATTTTGCTGACTTTGTTAATATTGCATCGATGATCTCCCTATTCACCCTGATATacttacatacatatgtatgttgGTCATCTGGTTTCAACTATTTCTCTGGTTATATTCTAGTGACAAAATAATGAAAACGGCACTATTATTCATCtttaataattacattctATTTTCAATGcaaaaagaatatttgtaacatttttctatataacgaaataatcgTAAAATGTAGTGTTATATAGGGAGGTGAAACATATGTTACTAGAAAGGGGATTCCTCGTTGTACACAAAATTTCTGTTCTCTTTCATCTATCCTTAATGTATCCATGGTTtcaataacaaatttattcgTCTTTTGAGAATATCCTGTTTGAATACTAACGTTTATACGAATAGAAATTTGCATACACGCTTAAGGtctattatgttatatattgtGTTATACTTCTACAATAAACTGTTTCAAAGTGATATTTAACCATCGCTTATATGAGCAATAACTAAAATTAGATTTATTTGCAGTTAAACACAATTACGATTGTTAGGTAATTGTGGGAAATCATATGTGTTAATCATATTATCTTATATTCAGTTATAAATACCCGTTTTGCTGTAATTATTCGAACTGGTGTATTTTAAGGAAGCTCAAAAATTACTTTAAACattcttattatatttaaaaaccGATATGGCTTGTTTGAACGACGAAaaagtaaatttatatatctttacTTATATACTTATTATATACTATTACTTATACTTATAATTTGATGTATTTTAGACAGAAGCAATAAAACTTGCCAAAGAATATCAGCAACATTATTATGAACTGCTTCCTGATTGGTTTTTATATGATTCTGAAAATTATGAACTTATAAGACATAAGATCGGATATGCCTTGTTTGGTCTTCCTAAAGTTGATAAAGACATAGAAATATCAACCACCTGTAAAAGTAAAACACCGGGCAATAACCAGGAGAATgatatatttagtaaaatagTGTACGATAAGAGGATGTGTGAAGCTATAGATACAATATATCGACAGATAATGAAGTTTGGAAGAGATAAAGTGGATAGTACTATTTATATTggaattatatttaatgtaatacTTTTACATGCGGATATAAACAAATccaagaaaaaaaatgataaatcaaACAAAGAATCTAATAACATAAGTAGCGTACCAATATTTAAgctaaaaacaaaaacataTGGTATATCTTATATTGACAATGAAGGTAGAATGTATAAAACTTGGAATGATTATGTAACAAATAATACATTGCCTCAGTGTACTATGATTTTACCAAAAAATGGTTTGTATCAGTATGATCcaaattataaagttacaGAATATATTTCAACTGCATGGGTTCAGATATTAGACTCACCCGCTTGTGCTGTTAAAACTAAAGTTCTTAAAGGTATTGATATAACTGCAAACACATTGTCTGTAGCTACTACTATAGGATTTGGAGCTGTTAGCTTGTTAACACCTATTGCACCAGCTATTCTTGCTGCAGGTATGCGAAagtaattcaattttcatttccCTTTCGTCTCAATTAATTGAGcaaaattattatcattagGTCTTCTTCAGAGTGGCATCTGTGGAACATGGATTATTGCGAGAAATTCTCATAAATTAGTAGATTTTGCCAAGCACAAACAATCCATTACTCCTACAAATAAGAAAGCATTTTCTGCCTGGCTTGGAATAGGCAGTACAGCCTTATCGTTAGGAGCAAATGGAGGAACTATGCTCCTCTCTAAAGCTTTTGAAAAAAGCAGCACCGTAGGTGTTGCAGCTAAAGCAGCTTACAATTCTCTGATATTAAGTAATTTATCAATGAATGGCGTTGGTATAGTTTATCAAGGATATTGTTTAATTGACAAATACAAAACAGAAAGAGATGTTGATTTTTTGGATATAGTTATATTCACTTCGCATGTTCTGTTCTTTAGTAATGCCCTATTAAACACTAGACTGGCCGGTGAACTCATAGAGTCATCTAAAGGTACCatctttgaaaaatttaaggCTTCTTTGAGAATCAGTCGACTAAAGGAAGAGTTTGATAAAATGAATGCATACACTGATAAAGGTACACAAAGTAGATCTGAAGGCATTGTGTACAAAATAAAGCAATTTACCAACAAAGAAGATTTCTTATATGGTTTGAATAAATTAAGCTGGCGAGAgaaatttccaataaaatatcaaaataataacattgtgataaataatagaatattcatAGATCCTGTTCAGTTCACAGGACATTTACTGACAATTGGCACAGTcgcatttaatttaataaattcggATTCGTCAATAGCGTccaaagaaagaaacgatgtGATGATTAAGCTAAAACTTTTACTTAGACaattattaaaagatttttaCGTAGAATCGAACGATGAACAGATGCctgatattaattattttaatgatattttgCAAGAAATGAAATACTTGGATAACGCGATGGATATACTGACTAAGTGTTTTAAAATTACTACTGTTATATTAGAACATTGCAATGATCCCAAACAGTTCTTATGCGAAGCTATTTATTTCTCCTGGACGTATTGCAAAgcaaatttaaaagaatatgTTATAAATCTTAGCTCCGCTCCGAGAAATAGGATATTCCATGCATTAGCGAAGattgttacatttttatacgaaTGCATCGAGGCAATAGGGAATGAATTATTCTCAGCTTTTTACGCATACATGATGAATACAAAACTAGCTATTGATAATCAGTATTGCTCATCGCTGTAGCGCTGCCTTTagtaaaatatctttttcctgtatttaaaataacggaatattcaattattactttatattgcTTTATTGATGATATTATTTTAAGCTGGAGGGAAGAATCTGATTGATAGAgtttagttgttatttattgtgaagaaatttaagtgttattatatttttaatatttgtacatttataAGAACTCGGCGtaacaatttgaaaataaacgagaagGACAAGAAGGAAATCTTACTTCTTGCACAGAAGTGAAGGCATTCGTTTATTTCGTTTCTCCCAAATATTTAGATACAACTCACACAAATATATACAGACGATACTGAGCACATTTACAATTGTTTCATCTGATCATTGGTCGCGTTATCGTTTAAGAGACATTTATAAAGCAAATGTTACAATTGTCGtcgatctcgatcgatcgtgATTATCGTATGGGTGCGCgcataataaattaaaaaccTAAGCTataatttattcgaataaattacTTAGGTATACGACAGACGAGTGAATTGATCACTCTTGGATTAGTATTGACCCATCGTTTATCGATCACTAAACGATGTTAATACTCGTCCACGTATTAAACGAATTTACGgatataaaattttccaatttaatcGTATAACTTAACACCGAGCATAAATACAATGAGAAATGCtacgaataaatattaattattgaaatttctttatCTACAAAATATATCGTCTTGTTACGCAAGCGTAATTAAGAATAATGGATTTTAACGTgcgattcgattcgattctgGCGGTTCTTTGGAACATGATCCAGAATATCCGacgttttcttctttaatattaattattataaagcgtgttataataattaatatcgtaTACAGACGACTGTATAAATACATCGTGGACTATATTCGGTACATGCACgcgttttcatttttttttgtttttgtttaacagttatacaattaattacatcataacACGTACTTTTTAAACGATGACCACCATTCGAACTCTGGTGTTTTAAACGTTTCCGTAAATGATATTATTTAATTCGCTTATTTAATCATTTGCAAACATCGTTTCCCTTATGTGCGttggaagaaacaaaaaaaggaaaaaggatattttatttctcacATATCTGCACCGCTTTTCGACTTCGTATCgttttatgtatgtatttatatacaattatcACGTAGAAAACGATAACGAATGTGCAGAAAAAATAGGTTTCCTGGATATCGAGCAAGATTACGCACGATATGCAAaaatgcagaatatataatatcgtTCTGTCCATTTCCATCTTTCTCTTtatctttctccctttctcttttctttaattttagaaCTGACTGTAGTTTGGTCGtcgatttcttcttcttcagcTAACTATTCTACATCCGTTcttcgataaataaaataggtTTTTACCTATCCTGTTTTGTGATTTTTCTTGAGAAACAGCCACTGGAAtgtgtatatgtgtgtatagTTTTACTGAACGTTTATTGAATGTGTTCGAACAGTTATGTAGAATTCGATGGAAGCCCCTGTACGCTTCTGCTTCTGCTTCTTCGATTCGGTATCTTTAAGTAGATACAGGCAGAAGATAATACATTCTGCTTGCAATTATtctcaaattattattatcaatattatcaatattaaataatatcaatataaatattttatgttaattttatattaatgtaaatataatctataattatttatatcagtaatattaataacattgaTAATATCGATAATCAAATTATTAACTACGATACACTTAGTATCCATTACTTAAAGAACTCTTCGTAATATTCTCTTCTCTCCACGCA
Coding sequences within it:
- the LOC126872775 gene encoding uncharacterized protein LOC126872775 isoform X2, whose amino-acid sequence is MCEAIDTIYRQIMKFGRDKVDSTIYIGIIFNVILLHADINKSKKKNDKSNKESNNISSVPIFKLKTKTYGISYIDNEGRMYKTWNDYVTNNTLPQCTMILPKNGLYQYDPNYKVTEYISTAWVQILDSPACAVKTKVLKGIDITANTLSVATTIGFGAVSLLTPIAPAILAAGLLQSGICGTWIIARNSHKLVDFAKHKQSITPTNKKAFSAWLGIGSTALSLGANGGTMLLSKAFEKSSTVGVAAKAAYNSLILSNLSMNGVGIVYQGYCLIDKYKTERDVDFLDIVIFTSHVLFFSNALLNTRLAGELIESSKGTIFEKFKASLRISRLKEEFDKMNAYTDKGTQSRSEGIVYKIKQFTNKEDFLYGLNKLSWREKFPIKYQNNNIVINNRIFIDPVQFTGHLLTIGTVAFNLINSDSSIASKERNDVMIKLKLLLRQLLKDFYVESNDEQMPDINYFNDILQEMKYLDNAMDILTKCFKITTVILEHCNDPKQFLCEAIYFSWTYCKANLKEYVINLSSAPRNRIFHALAKIVTFLYECIEAIGNELFSAFYAYMMNTKLAIDNQYCSSL
- the LOC126872775 gene encoding uncharacterized protein LOC126872775 isoform X1 → MACLNDEKTEAIKLAKEYQQHYYELLPDWFLYDSENYELIRHKIGYALFGLPKVDKDIEISTTCKSKTPGNNQENDIFSKIVYDKRMCEAIDTIYRQIMKFGRDKVDSTIYIGIIFNVILLHADINKSKKKNDKSNKESNNISSVPIFKLKTKTYGISYIDNEGRMYKTWNDYVTNNTLPQCTMILPKNGLYQYDPNYKVTEYISTAWVQILDSPACAVKTKVLKGIDITANTLSVATTIGFGAVSLLTPIAPAILAAGLLQSGICGTWIIARNSHKLVDFAKHKQSITPTNKKAFSAWLGIGSTALSLGANGGTMLLSKAFEKSSTVGVAAKAAYNSLILSNLSMNGVGIVYQGYCLIDKYKTERDVDFLDIVIFTSHVLFFSNALLNTRLAGELIESSKGTIFEKFKASLRISRLKEEFDKMNAYTDKGTQSRSEGIVYKIKQFTNKEDFLYGLNKLSWREKFPIKYQNNNIVINNRIFIDPVQFTGHLLTIGTVAFNLINSDSSIASKERNDVMIKLKLLLRQLLKDFYVESNDEQMPDINYFNDILQEMKYLDNAMDILTKCFKITTVILEHCNDPKQFLCEAIYFSWTYCKANLKEYVINLSSAPRNRIFHALAKIVTFLYECIEAIGNELFSAFYAYMMNTKLAIDNQYCSSL